The following is a genomic window from Actinomycetota bacterium.
GAAAAAGAAACCGAGAGGCTTATGCACATGGAAGACAGTCTCCACAAAAGGGTTATCGGCCAGGATGAGGCGATTATTACAGTTTCGAAAGCAATAAGGCGTTCCAGGTCAGGGTTGAAAGACCCCAAAAGGCCTATAGGATCATTCATGTTTCTTGGTCCTTCAGGAGTAGGCAAAACTGAGCTGGCAAAAACCATAGCTGAATTTTTATTCGGCAGGGAAGAAGCGCTGATCCAGGTGGATATGTCGGAATATATGGAAAAACATTCTGTTTCAAAACTTGTCGGCTCACCCCCGGGTTATGTGGGTTATGAGGAAGGCGGGCAGCTAACGGAATCAATAAGGAGAAAACCATATAGTGTTATTCTGTTTGATGAGATTGAGAAAGCGCACCCGGATGTATTTAATATACTTCTTCAGATATTTGAAGACGGACATCTTACTGATTCCCAGGGCAGAAGAGTTGACTTTAAAAACACAGTAATAATTATGACTTCAAATCTGGGAGCAAAAGAGATACAGAAAAACAATCCATTCGGTTTTCAGAAAAATGATAATGAAGAAATATCTTATAATGAAATCAAGAACAAAGTTTTAAGCGAATTAAAAAATACATTTAGACCTGAATTCTTAAACAGACTGGATGAAATAATCGTATTCCACAAGCTTAAAAAAGAAGAGGTGTACAAGATTATTGATCTAATGATTGCAAGAGTTCAGAATCAGCTTGAAAATCAGGGTATCAGTCTTGAGCTGACAGTTTCCGCGAAGGATCTTCTGATAGAAAAAGGTTTTGATCCCGCGATGGGAGCAAGACCGATGAGAAGGGCTATTCAGACACTGATAGAAGATCCCATATCTGAAAAAATAATAATTGGGGGAATAAAGCCGGGCAGCAGCATAAGGATAAATGCTGAAGAAGATATGCTGAAATTCGATATTGATGAATTCTTTAAATCTACACTGAAAGTATAGTAGTTAATTTTATTTTTTTACTATTACTTATTTCTTGATTTATTGTATTATTATTATCTGTAATCAGCATTTAAGTATTATTTTTAAAAATTACATAAAAACATTTGATTTTTTAATATGAATGCCAAAGAAGAAGAGCTTCTCCTAAAATGTCTTAAAAGAGTTGCACCGGGAACAGGTCTCAGGCTTGGAATTGAGTATATACTCCAGGCAAAAACAGGCGCTCTTCTTGTGCTTGGGGATTCTGAGGCTGTTCTTAAAATAGTTAATGGCGGATTTTACATCGGCTGCAATTATGGTCCCGCAAAGCTGTATGAGCTGGCAAAAATGGACGGTGCAATTATTCTGAGTTCCGATACAAAGAGAATTCTTTATGCCAACACCCATCTTTTCCCTTATCCTGATATTCCCACATCAGAGACAGGGACAAGACATATTACAGCTGAAAGAACTGCCAAGCAAACCAAAGAACTTGTCATTTCCATTTCACAAAAAAGAGATGCAGTCACTCTGTATATAGAAAATATAAAATATATTCTTGAAGAACCGAGAATAATTCTGTCCAAGGCCAACCAGGCTCTGCAGACACTCGAAAAGTTCAAGTCAGGTCTTAACCACCTGCTTCAGAATCTTACTATAAGGGAACTTGAAGGAATAGTAACTCTTTTTGATGTAGCCAGTGTTTTCCAGAAAGCGGTTATTGTTCATAAGACGGCAAAGGAAATGAATAAATATATAACTGAGCTTGGTACGGATGGAAGGCTTCTGAAAATGCAGATGGCCGAACTCATGGACAATGTTGAAGACAGTTATGTGAAGATTATAAAGGATTATATTACCGATGATGTCAAAACTGAGCCTTTGAAATTAAAAGACAAGATACTAAGCATGGAATCCGATGAGGTTTCTGATCTGGAATCCATTATGGAATTTCTTGGCTATAAAAAAGAAGAAAATCCCATTGAGCATAATGTACATGCAAGAGGCTACAGGATAATTTCCGAGGTAATAAGATTGCCACAGGGGATAATTGCTAATATAATCAATAAGTTTAAAAATCTTAAAAACATAATGGAAGCTGATGTAGAAGATCTTGCTGATGTAAACGGGCTTGGCAAGGTCAAAGCGAAAACCTTTTATGACAGGCTTAAAAAGTATTCAGAATATTATTTTTATAATGAAATATACAACGGTAAGGGAGGGCTCGATACCAGAATAAATTTATAATTTGAAATAATATTGGTAGGTTTTTATGGTTTTACTCATATTTAAAGTAGTTTCTCTTATTGTTGGTGCTGGTGCCGGATATTATTTGGTAAATATTTTTTTAACAGATTACCTTAAAGGTAATTTTTTATTAATAGGACAAATTACCGGAATCATAATTTTTGCATTTTTAGGTTATTTATTTGACACTTTGACAGGCAGGCGCATCATAAAAGATGTAACTGAAGTTGACAGGCATCTCAAAAATATTCCCGGCAGTAATCTGATAATCGGGCTTGCTGGCCTGGCTACAGGAATAGTGCCGGGTCTTGTATATGTTGCATTAAGATCCATTCCTTTCGCAGGAGTTTTTATACCTGTTTTTGTTGTGCTGATTTTTTCATATGCAGGAATAATACTTGCTTTAAGAAACAAGGAACTGCTTGTAACAATTTTTAAGTTAAATAAAAAAGATACAGAATACACAGGTATTTCAGATAAAGAAAAGACTGCCATGATTGTAACAGAGGGCGGTAAAAAACTTGTCGGCAGGGAAATAGAGATCCTTATTACCGGAATTCTTAAGACTCCTGCCGGTCGGATGATTTTTTCAAAAGCAGCAAATGGAGAATAATGAATCTTGGAATAATCACAGCGGCGGGCAAAGGCACAAGGTTAAGGGCAAATATCAATAAACAATTCATTAAGTTATGCGGAAAGCCAATTCTTGCGCATACAATAAATGTTTTTCAGAAATCAGAGCTTATAGATGAAATATTTATACTTGTTCCGGCTGAATATATTGAGTATACCCAGAAAAATATTATAAATAAATTTGGGTTTAACAAGGTTACAAGACTTATAATCGGGGGAGAGACAAGGCAGGAAACAGTAAGCAATGCCCTGAAATTTATTCCCGACAAATGTGAAATGGTGTCGGTTCATGATGGCGTGAGGCCTCTTATTTATTCGGCTGATGTGGATCTGCTTTTCAGGAAGCTTGTGGAATTCAATACAGAAGATACTGAAGTCAGAGGTGTCATACTTGCAGCTTCTGCATATGAAACAATAAAGC
Proteins encoded in this region:
- the disA gene encoding DNA integrity scanning protein DisA, with the protein product MNAKEEELLLKCLKRVAPGTGLRLGIEYILQAKTGALLVLGDSEAVLKIVNGGFYIGCNYGPAKLYELAKMDGAIILSSDTKRILYANTHLFPYPDIPTSETGTRHITAERTAKQTKELVISISQKRDAVTLYIENIKYILEEPRIILSKANQALQTLEKFKSGLNHLLQNLTIRELEGIVTLFDVASVFQKAVIVHKTAKEMNKYITELGTDGRLLKMQMAELMDNVEDSYVKIIKDYITDDVKTEPLKLKDKILSMESDEVSDLESIMEFLGYKKEENPIEHNVHARGYRIISEVIRLPQGIIANIINKFKNLKNIMEADVEDLADVNGLGKVKAKTFYDRLKKYSEYYFYNEIYNGKGGLDTRINL
- the ispD gene encoding 2-C-methyl-D-erythritol 4-phosphate cytidylyltransferase — its product is MNLGIITAAGKGTRLRANINKQFIKLCGKPILAHTINVFQKSELIDEIFILVPAEYIEYTQKNIINKFGFNKVTRLIIGGETRQETVSNALKFIPDKCEMVSVHDGVRPLIYSADVDLLFRKLVEFNTEDTEVRGVILAASAYETIKQINDSDGCIRTIPRETVYHAQTPQTFFKDALIEAYKHAETDNTMATDDAMLVEKIGYKVKIIKGNHENIKITTPIDLFLAELIISKNGIH